Proteins co-encoded in one Bacillus sp. 2205SS5-2 genomic window:
- a CDS encoding DUF3892 domain-containing protein translates to MEYIERVHRTQDGTILSFQTSTGRIISYRKAVQAVKNGEISGMMVHEYNDDYEQLSSAIDGDATFDSYPDIF, encoded by the coding sequence ATGGAGTATATCGAACGCGTGCATCGTACTCAAGATGGGACTATCTTAAGCTTTCAAACATCTACCGGGCGAATCATCTCCTACCGAAAAGCAGTTCAAGCAGTAAAGAATGGGGAAATAAGCGGAATGATGGTTCATGAGTATAACGATGATTACGAACAATTAAGTTCTGCTATTGATGGGGATGCAACTTTTGACAGCTATCCTGATATTTTTTAA
- a CDS encoding class I SAM-dependent methyltransferase yields MENQWHDKAKSKWDDTADSWHSRTTSMWEKGSRKDIIPFFTKHISAESHVVDLGCGDGYGSYLLYKNGYSVVGMDLSDQMVSLAKKNETEGLSFLQGDLAALPFQNYQFNAAMAINSLEWTKDPLHSLREIHRILHPDGSLLLGILGPTAHPRSNSLPRLRGEEVICNTMMPWECKQLAEEEGFTLKGEAWVWKESVPKQVREMDMPAELKQALTFMTLLLFQKGVIGNG; encoded by the coding sequence GTGGAAAATCAATGGCATGACAAAGCAAAGAGCAAATGGGACGATACTGCTGATTCTTGGCATAGTCGAACGACGTCGATGTGGGAAAAGGGGAGTCGAAAGGATATTATTCCCTTTTTCACCAAGCACATTTCTGCGGAATCTCATGTTGTTGATCTTGGATGCGGAGATGGGTACGGATCCTATCTACTATATAAGAATGGATACAGCGTCGTTGGCATGGATTTATCCGACCAAATGGTTTCACTGGCAAAGAAGAATGAAACTGAAGGTCTATCCTTTTTGCAGGGTGATTTAGCCGCGTTGCCGTTTCAAAACTATCAATTTAATGCAGCAATGGCGATTAATTCTTTAGAATGGACGAAGGATCCTCTTCATTCCCTACGTGAAATTCACCGAATATTGCATCCAGATGGAAGCCTATTATTAGGGATTTTAGGTCCAACTGCTCATCCACGCTCGAATAGCTTACCTCGTTTAAGAGGAGAGGAAGTTATTTGCAATACTATGATGCCGTGGGAATGTAAGCAGCTTGCAGAGGAAGAAGGCTTTACGCTCAAAGGTGAAGCTTGGGTGTGGAAAGAAAGTGTCCCAAAACAAGTACGTGAGATGGATATGCCAGCAGAACTAAAACAAGCATTAACATTTATGACACTATTATTATTTCAAAAAGGAGTGATTGGAAATGGATAA
- a CDS encoding alanyl-tRNA editing protein yields MTNRIYYDDPYAINMTTAIVKQQQDESGHWYVVLADTLYYPTGGGQPHDVGTLNEKRVVAVEEIKGEIRHYIEEPFYDDRIEVKVAIDWNRRFDHMQQHAGQHILSAAFEEAFHYETISFHLGKETLTVDLNIEKLSGDEVHKAEAIANAIIQEGRIIETKWISKDDLRLYPLRKAPSVQNDIRLVIIPEFDYNGCGGTHPRSTSEVGSIKILDWEKHKQHIRLEFVCGNRVLDQLEKKHQTLRGLTSLLQAPEPQMNEKVKQLFEKLHDQEKHIGTLQQQLLHDEARDLWYKGSLYTNYKLVKSGYQNRTIQELQKLAIKIVSEHEETLVLFVVQNGQKLQFVVAKGEKVSTNIKGATKRVMPLINGKGGGKDTFIQGGGEAIISVSQLLDQLEEEILA; encoded by the coding sequence ATGACGAATAGAATTTACTATGATGATCCATATGCTATTAATATGACAACAGCGATAGTTAAACAGCAGCAAGATGAAAGCGGTCATTGGTATGTCGTGTTGGCTGATACCTTGTATTACCCGACAGGCGGAGGGCAGCCACATGATGTAGGAACACTGAATGAAAAAAGAGTAGTAGCTGTAGAAGAAATTAAGGGAGAAATCCGCCATTACATAGAAGAACCTTTTTATGATGATCGTATTGAAGTAAAGGTAGCGATTGATTGGAACAGACGATTTGATCATATGCAACAGCATGCAGGACAACATATTTTGTCGGCAGCCTTTGAGGAAGCTTTTCACTATGAAACAATTAGCTTTCACCTTGGTAAGGAAACACTTACGGTTGACCTAAACATCGAAAAGCTTTCGGGAGATGAAGTTCATAAGGCAGAAGCAATTGCAAATGCCATTATTCAAGAAGGTCGGATCATCGAGACAAAGTGGATATCAAAAGATGATCTTCGTCTTTACCCTCTTCGCAAAGCCCCTTCTGTACAAAATGATATTCGGTTAGTGATAATTCCAGAGTTTGATTATAACGGATGTGGAGGGACTCATCCCCGCTCAACTAGTGAGGTGGGTAGTATTAAAATACTGGATTGGGAAAAGCATAAACAACATATTCGTTTGGAGTTTGTATGTGGAAATCGAGTACTGGATCAACTAGAGAAGAAGCATCAAACCTTGCGAGGCTTAACAAGCTTGCTTCAAGCACCTGAACCACAAATGAACGAAAAAGTGAAACAACTATTTGAAAAACTACATGATCAAGAAAAACACATCGGTACGCTTCAACAGCAATTGCTCCATGATGAGGCGCGGGATCTATGGTATAAAGGCTCACTATACACAAACTATAAATTGGTCAAAAGCGGGTATCAAAATCGAACAATTCAAGAGCTTCAAAAACTTGCCATAAAAATAGTAAGCGAACATGAAGAAACTCTCGTACTCTTCGTTGTGCAAAATGGACAAAAACTTCAGTTTGTTGTTGCAAAAGGAGAAAAAGTCTCAACCAATATTAAGGGTGCAACGAAAAGAGTTATGCCATTAATTAACGGTAAGGGCGGCGGGAAAGACACGTTTATTCAAGGAGGGGGAGAAGCTATTATCAGTGTATCTCAGTTGCTAGATCAACTTGAGGAAGAGATTTTAGCTTAA
- a CDS encoding HD domain-containing protein, producing MSVSSVEKFVKNVLGKDSSGHDWYHIDRVRNNAMAIRQLEMQGSAVIIEYASLLHDVADKKLVSKIEGEKLLSQGLALTDLPIEDQNHIRAIVLNVSFNGGHETEMTSIEGKIVRDADRLDALGAIGIARTFAYGGKKGRPLYDPAEEVRENMTEEQYRTENTSSVHHFYEKLFKLRELMTTETGKKMAEERHVFMEQFIHRFHEEWKGTK from the coding sequence ATGAGTGTGTCTTCAGTAGAAAAATTCGTCAAGAATGTGTTAGGAAAGGATTCATCGGGTCATGATTGGTATCATATTGATCGAGTTCGAAACAACGCAATGGCGATTAGGCAACTTGAAATGCAAGGAAGTGCCGTTATCATTGAATATGCTTCTTTGCTTCATGATGTGGCGGATAAAAAATTAGTGAGTAAAATCGAAGGAGAAAAACTCCTTTCTCAAGGATTGGCTTTGACCGATTTACCTATCGAAGATCAAAATCATATTAGAGCCATCGTGTTGAATGTTTCATTCAATGGTGGTCATGAAACGGAAATGACATCAATAGAAGGGAAAATTGTAAGAGATGCAGATAGACTTGACGCCCTAGGTGCGATTGGCATTGCGAGAACTTTTGCCTATGGAGGAAAAAAAGGACGACCTCTTTATGACCCTGCCGAAGAAGTACGGGAGAATATGACGGAAGAACAATACAGAACGGAAAACACTTCCAGCGTACATCATTTTTACGAAAAATTATTTAAACTAAGAGAACTTATGACGACAGAGACCGGAAAAAAAATGGCTGAAGAGCGTCATGTGTTTATGGAACAATTTATACATAGATTTCATGAAGAATGGAAGGGAACAAAATGA
- a CDS encoding AIM24 family protein — MDNRFSVQEFIQKTKQEDKGQGLFELETERILEINLNGDIWAKAGGMISYRGNIKFVREGILEHGVGKFFKKALTGEGTSLMKASGNGKLYVADQGKKISIINLNGDSIFVNGNDLLAFEPSLNWDIKLMKKVAGMLAGGLFNVHIEGQGMVAITSHYEPLTLLVEPGSPVYTDPNATVAWSGNLQPEFVTDVSLKSFFGRGSGESVQMKFEGSGYVVVQPFEEVYYSPQQ, encoded by the coding sequence ATGGATAATCGTTTTTCTGTCCAAGAATTTATTCAAAAAACTAAGCAGGAGGACAAAGGGCAGGGTTTGTTTGAATTAGAAACCGAGCGAATTTTAGAGATCAATTTAAACGGCGATATTTGGGCTAAAGCAGGTGGGATGATTTCATACCGAGGAAATATAAAATTTGTTCGTGAGGGTATACTTGAACATGGAGTTGGGAAGTTCTTTAAAAAAGCACTAACGGGTGAAGGTACTTCTTTAATGAAAGCATCAGGAAATGGGAAGCTGTATGTTGCCGACCAAGGAAAGAAAATTTCGATCATTAACTTGAATGGTGATTCCATTTTTGTAAATGGCAATGATTTATTGGCATTTGAACCAAGCTTGAATTGGGATATTAAATTAATGAAAAAAGTGGCTGGTATGTTAGCGGGTGGTCTGTTTAATGTTCATATCGAGGGTCAAGGAATGGTCGCGATCACTTCACATTATGAACCACTGACATTATTAGTCGAGCCAGGAAGTCCTGTATATACGGATCCAAATGCAACTGTTGCATGGTCTGGTAATTTGCAGCCAGAATTTGTAACGGATGTTTCGCTAAAATCCTTTTTCGGTCGTGGAAGTGGAGAGTCGGTCCAAATGAAATTTGAAGGCTCTGGTTATGTAGTTGTCCAACCATTTGAAGAAGTTTATTATTCCCCGCAGCAGTAA
- a CDS encoding formate--tetrahydrofolate ligase — protein sequence MTSRTKIPSDIDIAQKSTLKPIVDIAETLGLSENDLELFGKFKAKITYDKLKKLRTKKEGDVILVTAINPTPAGEGKSTVTVGLGDAFTRLGKKTVIAMREPSLGPVLGVKGGATGGGYSQVLPMDEINLHFTGDLHAITTANNALAALIDNHIHQGNLLNIDPRRIQWKRAIDMNDRALRNVVIGLGGPAQGVPREEGFDISVASEIMAILCLATDLNDLKNRIGKIVIGYTYEKQPVSVKNLGVEGALTLLLKDALKPNLVQTIAHTPALIHGGPFANIAHGCNSVMATKAAAMLGEIVVTEAGFGADLGAEKFLHIKTPISHIKPKAVVIVATIRALKMHGGIAKDALIEPNVEALHRGLNNLEKHIDTMEQFHLPFVVAINKFITDSDEEVNVLKKWCKQKTIPFALTEVWEKGGAGGEELAKILLKEMQATKEFTPLYEVTSSIEEKIESIAKKVYGASSVEFSQKAKNSLLEANEHGWGELPICMAKTQYSLSHDPKLLGRPESFVLYIRDLVPRVGAGFLIALTGDVMTMPGLPKEPAAYHMDVDAAGKAQGLF from the coding sequence ATGACTAGTCGTACGAAAATACCGTCAGACATAGACATCGCGCAGAAATCCACTCTAAAACCGATAGTTGATATTGCAGAAACACTTGGATTATCAGAAAATGATTTGGAGCTCTTCGGTAAGTTTAAAGCGAAGATTACATATGACAAATTAAAAAAATTGCGAACAAAAAAAGAGGGAGATGTTATTTTAGTAACAGCGATTAATCCAACTCCAGCGGGTGAAGGGAAATCTACAGTAACTGTTGGGTTGGGAGATGCTTTTACACGATTAGGAAAGAAAACAGTCATTGCTATGCGTGAACCTTCCTTAGGGCCAGTCTTGGGGGTCAAAGGAGGAGCGACAGGTGGTGGATACTCACAGGTGTTGCCCATGGATGAAATAAATTTACATTTTACGGGCGATCTCCACGCGATCACAACAGCAAATAATGCGCTCGCTGCTCTGATCGATAATCATATTCATCAAGGGAATTTATTGAATATTGATCCAAGACGAATTCAGTGGAAACGTGCGATTGATATGAATGATCGTGCATTGCGAAATGTGGTTATTGGCTTAGGTGGACCGGCTCAGGGAGTGCCACGCGAAGAAGGATTTGATATTTCCGTAGCCTCTGAAATTATGGCTATCCTTTGTTTAGCGACAGACTTGAATGATTTAAAGAATAGAATAGGTAAAATAGTAATTGGCTATACGTATGAAAAACAACCTGTTTCTGTGAAGAATTTAGGAGTTGAAGGGGCATTAACGCTGTTGTTAAAGGATGCACTGAAACCGAATCTGGTTCAAACCATCGCTCATACACCAGCACTTATTCATGGGGGTCCATTTGCTAATATTGCTCATGGCTGTAATTCGGTAATGGCGACAAAAGCTGCAGCTATGCTAGGGGAAATCGTTGTAACAGAGGCGGGTTTTGGTGCCGACCTTGGTGCCGAAAAGTTTCTTCACATAAAAACACCAATTAGTCATATAAAGCCAAAAGCAGTGGTAATCGTGGCAACGATTCGAGCATTAAAAATGCACGGTGGAATCGCAAAGGATGCGCTAATAGAACCAAATGTGGAGGCACTTCACCGAGGCTTAAACAATCTAGAAAAGCATATTGATACTATGGAACAATTTCATCTTCCGTTTGTCGTTGCGATAAACAAATTCATTACTGATTCTGATGAGGAAGTCAATGTATTGAAAAAATGGTGCAAACAAAAAACGATACCATTTGCTTTAACTGAAGTGTGGGAAAAAGGTGGAGCAGGAGGAGAAGAACTAGCAAAAATTTTGTTAAAAGAAATGCAAGCAACGAAAGAGTTCACCCCCCTTTATGAGGTAACGAGTTCCATTGAAGAGAAAATCGAGAGCATCGCGAAAAAAGTGTACGGAGCTTCAAGCGTGGAATTCTCTCAAAAAGCGAAAAATAGTTTATTAGAAGCGAATGAGCACGGGTGGGGAGAGCTTCCAATTTGCATGGCGAAAACACAGTATTCTTTGTCTCATGACCCTAAGCTTCTCGGACGACCAGAATCCTTTGTGCTCTATATTCGTGATCTAGTGCCAAGAGTAGGAGCTGGATTTCTTATCGCATTAACGGGCGATGTGATGACGATGCCTGGTTTACCGAAGGAACCGGCAGCGTATCACATGGACGTGGATGCGGCTGGAAAAGCCCAAGGGCTGTTCTAG
- a CDS encoding ABC-F family ATP-binding cassette domain-containing protein has protein sequence MKVLQAESITKSYGEKTLFQDISFTIAEKQRVGLIGINGTGKSSLLKLVADIDMPDIGTFLTPKEYSLAYLDQDPVLNQNLTVLQQVFQSDATIVVLMRSYEEALQNLEKDPSNDTYQQRLFQVQKEMDQNQAWEASATVKTILTKLGIQYFDQKISELSGGQKKRVALAQVLVEKPDLLILDEPTNHLDYESIDWLQEFLGKYPGSVLFVTHDRYFLDKVANQIFELDKGSLYTYKGNYEAFMEAKSVREENEMATREKEKNLYRRELEWMRRGAKARTTKQKARIQRFEHLDSTLASYSTETEMDMALKGSRLGKKVFELKEVSKTFHNQVILDSFSFLFKRQDRIGIVGNNGSGKSTFLNILAGLEAIDSGEVDRGQTVKIAYYTQQLDEMPPNKRMIDYIREEAEIVTLSSGDQLSVSSMLERFLFPLSTHGTPIRKLSGGEKRRLYLLKLLMQNPNVLLLDEPTNDLDTQTLTVLEAYLEEFPGVVITVSHDRYFLDKIAKQLLVFEGNAKIGLYYGTYSVYVEFEQGAKQTSEKQKIISKVPQATNEQTVKKKKMTYKEKIEWETIDEIIETTETRIEEVQMQLEKVGSDFEQAQSCMNEIEELNDKLETLIERWSYLSELSTS, from the coding sequence ATGAAAGTTTTACAAGCAGAAAGCATCACTAAATCATACGGTGAAAAGACTTTGTTTCAGGATATCTCCTTTACCATTGCTGAGAAGCAACGTGTGGGGCTAATTGGAATCAATGGAACAGGGAAATCGAGTTTATTGAAGCTCGTTGCAGACATTGATATGCCAGACATTGGCACTTTCCTCACACCTAAAGAGTATAGCCTTGCTTATTTAGATCAAGATCCAGTGTTGAACCAGAACCTCACTGTACTTCAGCAGGTTTTTCAAAGCGATGCGACGATTGTTGTTTTGATGAGAAGCTATGAAGAAGCGCTTCAAAATCTTGAAAAAGACCCATCAAATGATACGTATCAACAAAGATTGTTTCAAGTGCAAAAAGAGATGGATCAGAATCAAGCTTGGGAAGCGAGTGCTACGGTAAAAACGATTTTAACAAAACTTGGAATTCAATATTTTGACCAAAAAATTTCTGAACTCTCAGGTGGCCAAAAAAAACGTGTCGCCCTTGCCCAAGTTCTGGTAGAAAAACCAGATCTACTAATACTGGACGAGCCTACGAATCATCTTGATTATGAAAGTATTGATTGGTTACAAGAATTTTTAGGGAAATACCCGGGATCTGTGTTATTTGTTACTCATGACCGGTACTTCTTAGATAAAGTGGCGAATCAAATATTTGAATTAGACAAAGGGTCACTGTATACATATAAAGGGAATTATGAAGCCTTTATGGAAGCGAAGAGCGTGCGAGAAGAAAATGAGATGGCCACCCGAGAAAAGGAAAAAAACTTATATCGACGAGAGCTGGAGTGGATGCGTCGCGGAGCAAAAGCGCGGACAACGAAGCAAAAGGCCAGAATACAGCGGTTCGAACATCTAGATTCTACGCTGGCGTCTTATTCAACAGAAACCGAAATGGATATGGCGTTAAAAGGAAGTCGATTAGGCAAAAAAGTATTTGAATTAAAAGAAGTGTCTAAAACGTTTCACAATCAAGTGATTTTAGATTCATTTAGCTTTTTATTTAAGCGACAAGACCGCATCGGGATTGTTGGGAATAATGGAAGCGGAAAATCAACTTTTCTCAATATTCTTGCCGGATTGGAAGCGATTGACTCAGGAGAGGTAGATCGAGGACAAACAGTGAAGATTGCCTACTATACCCAACAACTTGATGAAATGCCACCGAATAAGCGAATGATTGATTATATCCGTGAAGAAGCGGAGATAGTCACCTTATCATCTGGAGATCAACTTTCTGTTTCTTCAATGTTAGAACGTTTCTTATTTCCGCTTTCTACTCATGGAACACCAATTCGCAAGCTCTCAGGTGGGGAAAAGCGAAGATTATATTTATTAAAGCTTTTGATGCAAAATCCAAATGTTCTCTTGCTTGATGAGCCAACGAATGACTTGGATACTCAGACATTAACAGTACTAGAAGCTTACTTAGAGGAGTTTCCTGGTGTTGTCATCACCGTCTCACATGATCGCTACTTTTTAGATAAAATCGCCAAGCAGTTGCTTGTATTTGAGGGGAATGCGAAAATTGGGTTGTATTATGGGACCTACTCAGTATATGTTGAATTTGAGCAAGGCGCTAAACAAACCAGTGAAAAACAAAAAATTATATCCAAGGTTCCTCAAGCGACGAATGAGCAAACTGTAAAAAAGAAGAAGATGACTTATAAAGAGAAAATTGAATGGGAAACGATAGATGAGATCATCGAAACGACAGAAACAAGAATAGAAGAGGTGCAGATGCAATTAGAAAAAGTGGGTAGTGATTTCGAACAAGCTCAATCGTGTATGAACGAGATAGAAGAATTAAATGACAAATTAGAAACGCTAATCGAACGATGGTCGTATCTTTCGGAGCTATCTACTTCATAA
- a CDS encoding DegV family protein: MRIAWVTDSSVHQEKPIEDVFVVPLSLYVKEKLYLDGINISHEEIYHFLKDETEDLKTSQPSIGAFVDVYRDCEKHYDHIISIHLSGKLSGTLSSARQAEAFVNIPITFIDSQILSYPLLDLILYGKYLHLNGATVQEIEEELEKRIPLNQTYVMVGNLNQLNKSGRIKGVSYLLGSVLKIKPVFSIQDGIVTIKERVRSKKKGFQRMISYLNKALEEHFIHRAWVFHGRNQKEAQEWKESLSEQYPGIAFETCPIGTIISVHVGEEIIGISWYNQGESMIH; this comes from the coding sequence TTGAGGATTGCGTGGGTGACAGACAGCTCTGTTCATCAAGAAAAACCTATCGAGGATGTGTTTGTTGTTCCGTTGTCTCTTTATGTGAAAGAAAAGCTATACTTGGATGGAATCAATATAAGCCATGAAGAAATTTATCACTTTTTAAAAGATGAGACGGAAGATTTAAAAACCTCACAACCTTCTATTGGTGCATTTGTCGATGTTTACCGTGATTGCGAAAAGCATTATGATCATATAATATCCATTCACCTTTCCGGAAAACTGAGTGGAACGTTATCATCCGCTCGCCAAGCTGAGGCATTTGTGAACATCCCTATCACATTTATCGACTCACAAATTTTATCTTATCCACTTCTCGATTTAATTTTATATGGAAAATACCTCCATTTAAATGGTGCAACCGTTCAGGAGATTGAGGAAGAACTTGAAAAAAGAATCCCCTTAAACCAAACATATGTGATGGTTGGAAATTTGAATCAGTTGAATAAAAGTGGTCGAATCAAGGGGGTATCCTATCTTCTAGGAAGCGTTCTTAAAATAAAGCCGGTTTTTTCGATTCAGGATGGTATTGTTACGATTAAAGAACGGGTAAGAAGCAAGAAAAAAGGATTTCAACGCATGATTTCCTATTTAAATAAGGCGTTAGAAGAGCATTTTATTCATCGTGCCTGGGTTTTTCATGGTCGAAATCAAAAAGAAGCACAAGAGTGGAAAGAATCGCTTTCCGAACAATATCCTGGCATTGCATTTGAAACCTGTCCTATCGGCACCATTATCTCGGTTCATGTAGGGGAAGAGATAATTGGAATTAGTTGGTATAACCAAGGAGAGTCAATGATTCATTGA
- a CDS encoding helix-turn-helix transcriptional regulator: MVLKNRVKELRAKHNLTQSNLADKVEVTRQTIIALEKGSYIPSLLLAMKIAQTFQLPVEEIFYMGEVK, translated from the coding sequence TTGGTTTTGAAGAACCGGGTGAAGGAATTAAGAGCAAAGCATAATCTCACTCAAAGTAATTTGGCTGATAAAGTAGAGGTAACACGACAAACCATCATAGCATTAGAGAAAGGCAGTTATATCCCTTCTTTACTACTGGCTATGAAAATCGCTCAAACATTTCAGCTACCAGTCGAAGAAATCTTTTATATGGGGGAAGTAAAATGA
- a CDS encoding aminopeptidase — MNDFDVKLNRYADLIIEVGLNIQPGQKLIINSPVSAVDFVRIVTEKAYKAGTSRVLVQYFDEIVGKLTLELATEEGLEDFPTWIPRGYEEMAEENVAFLNLNAPNPTLLKDVDPNRVAISNKAQGMAFRGFQQYIVGGKISWLIAAIPTMEWAETVFPKERPETALSKLWDNIFYTTRVDQERPVELWKEHIGQLNHHAAVLNEKDIQKLHYKGPGTDLTIEFDSRSQWISAGFQNEKGIDFVPNLPTEEVFTIPVRTGVNGIVQSTKPLNYSGNLIKDFSLTFKDGKVVDFQAKEGYETLKKLLDTDDGACYLGEVALVPHDSPISNTNLVFNNTLFDENASCHLALGNALNICVKDESNQAPELLEEMGFNTSITHVDFMIGSAELNIDAIKKDGTTEPIFRNGNWASNLIPASSVKK; from the coding sequence ATGAACGATTTTGATGTAAAATTAAATCGCTATGCAGATTTAATTATTGAGGTAGGTTTAAACATTCAACCAGGGCAGAAGTTGATTATTAATTCTCCTGTATCTGCAGTGGACTTTGTCAGGATAGTTACTGAAAAAGCATACAAAGCAGGTACTTCAAGAGTATTAGTGCAATATTTTGATGAAATCGTCGGTAAATTAACCCTTGAACTAGCGACAGAGGAAGGATTAGAGGATTTTCCAACCTGGATTCCCCGTGGGTATGAAGAGATGGCCGAAGAGAATGTAGCATTTTTAAATTTAAATGCACCGAACCCAACCCTTCTAAAAGATGTAGACCCAAATCGAGTAGCAATATCGAATAAAGCACAAGGGATGGCATTTAGAGGATTTCAACAATATATTGTTGGAGGAAAAATCAGCTGGTTAATAGCAGCCATTCCAACTATGGAATGGGCAGAAACAGTCTTTCCAAAAGAACGACCAGAAACGGCGTTATCAAAGCTATGGGACAACATCTTTTACACGACCAGAGTGGACCAAGAGCGACCAGTTGAATTATGGAAGGAACATATCGGTCAACTAAATCATCATGCGGCGGTTCTGAACGAGAAAGACATTCAAAAACTCCACTACAAAGGTCCTGGAACGGATTTGACCATCGAGTTTGATTCTCGAAGCCAATGGATTAGTGCAGGCTTTCAAAACGAAAAAGGGATAGATTTTGTTCCGAATTTACCAACAGAAGAGGTTTTTACGATTCCAGTAAGGACCGGGGTCAACGGGATTGTCCAAAGCACAAAGCCGTTGAATTATAGTGGGAATTTAATTAAGGATTTTTCACTGACGTTTAAGGACGGAAAAGTGGTCGATTTTCAAGCAAAAGAAGGTTATGAAACGTTAAAGAAACTGCTTGATACGGATGATGGTGCCTGTTATTTAGGAGAAGTGGCCTTGGTACCGCATGATTCGCCGATTTCTAATACCAATCTCGTGTTTAATAATACGTTATTTGACGAAAATGCTTCTTGCCATTTAGCGTTAGGCAACGCCCTTAATATTTGTGTGAAAGATGAAAGCAATCAAGCGCCGGAACTATTAGAAGAGATGGGATTTAATACGAGTATCACTCATGTTGACTTTATGATTGGGAGTGCGGAACTAAATATCGATGCAATAAAGAAAGATGGCACGACAGAACCTATCTTTCGAAATGGAAATTGGGCGAGCAATTTAATACCTGCATCATCTGTCAAAAAATAA
- a CDS encoding conserved virulence factor C family protein, with amino-acid sequence MKIKLIEPTPSPNTMKIILDEELPAGTRANYKKENRGDAPLLISNLLLIEGIKGVYHVADFLALERNAKYDWQGLLSQVREVFGEKGNEEGSQTDFNDHFGEVQAEVQFFQNIPMQIKLSDGEQEKRFSLPDRFVIAIQQVQGDNVVTDRKWKDYGVRYGELEQIGEQVMEELEAAYPNEKLEALIHPTEVAESEVTLAQQNIGPEDFKVEDWRIRYRMLDELKSISETDLPLLELALADEKPAIRRLAVVYLGMIESKQILPLIYEGLHDKTVTVRRTAGDCLSDLGFSEAIPEMMQALKDTSKIVRWRAAMYLYEVGDETALDALEAAQDDDEFEVKMQIKMAIERIKGGEEAKGSVWKQMTESRKNER; translated from the coding sequence ATGAAGATAAAATTAATTGAACCAACACCAAGTCCAAACACGATGAAAATCATTCTCGACGAAGAGTTGCCAGCTGGCACTAGAGCGAACTATAAAAAAGAAAATCGAGGAGATGCCCCGCTTCTCATTTCCAATTTGCTTTTGATTGAAGGAATCAAAGGGGTATATCATGTAGCAGACTTTTTAGCACTTGAGCGTAATGCTAAATATGATTGGCAAGGTCTTCTCAGCCAAGTACGAGAAGTGTTTGGGGAAAAAGGCAATGAAGAAGGAAGTCAAACCGATTTCAATGATCATTTCGGAGAAGTTCAAGCTGAGGTGCAATTTTTTCAAAACATCCCGATGCAAATTAAATTGTCAGATGGTGAACAAGAGAAACGCTTTAGTTTACCAGATCGATTTGTAATAGCTATTCAACAAGTTCAAGGTGACAATGTCGTTACTGACCGTAAATGGAAAGATTATGGTGTACGTTATGGTGAGCTTGAACAGATTGGCGAACAAGTCATGGAAGAGCTAGAAGCAGCGTATCCAAATGAAAAGCTTGAAGCTCTGATTCACCCTACAGAAGTGGCTGAATCAGAAGTAACTTTAGCACAACAAAATATTGGTCCAGAAGATTTCAAAGTGGAGGATTGGCGTATACGTTACCGCATGCTAGATGAACTTAAATCCATTTCTGAAACGGATCTTCCTCTTCTAGAGCTTGCTTTAGCGGATGAAAAACCAGCCATTCGTCGACTAGCAGTTGTTTATTTGGGCATGATCGAAAGTAAACAAATTCTTCCATTAATTTATGAAGGACTTCATGATAAAACCGTTACCGTGAGAAGAACGGCAGGTGACTGTTTATCAGATTTAGGATTCTCAGAAGCCATTCCCGAAATGATGCAGGCTTTAAAAGATACAAGTAAGATTGTCCGCTGGCGTGCCGCAATGTATTTATATGAAGTCGGCGATGAAACGGCTTTAGATGCACTAGAGGCAGCTCAAGATGATGACGAGTTCGAAGTGAAAATGCAAATCAAAATGGCGATTGAAAGAATAAAAGGCGGAGAAGAAGCAAAAGGATCGGTTTGGAAGCAAATGACCGAATCGCGTAAAAATGAACGCTAA